A stretch of the Marasmius oreades isolate 03SP1 chromosome 8, whole genome shotgun sequence genome encodes the following:
- a CDS encoding uncharacterized protein (CAZy:CBM13): MRTTVISLSLVAVAAASPYQLQTFAPTWESAGKQGCISASSNTAGAPVVIHDCNTEDVANHSWDLSLFTRQDAGPQQVKVFGNKCLDVVNGVNADGAKVQIWDCIDGNTNQLWTDTTASQLQWSGTNKCVDLPSGSVTDGTQLQIWTCASGNTNQGWGGFDVPNKEFVRERVVGGNPAPNAPLMCMVAESNTDGASVSLALCDHVTDTFPAGNQTWTFPVSPLTGPIRTYGGSKCLDVRGGSDANGTPLQIWSCVDGSTNQQWARPASSLQLSWVGKNKCVDITNGNFTAGNHLQIWDCDSNNTNQWWS; this comes from the exons ATGCGTACTACTGTtatctctctctcattgGTCGCAGTCGCCGCTGCATCTCCTTACCAACTGCAAACTTTTGCTCCTACCT GGGAATCCGCTGGAAAACAAGGATGTATATCCGCGTCTTCCAACACCGCCGGGGCTCCCGTCGTGATTCACGATTGCAACACTGAAGATGTTGCTAACCATTCCTgggatctatctctcttcaCCAGGCAAGATGCAGGACCCCAACAGGTCAAGGTTTTCGGTAACAAG TGCTTGGACGTCGTGAACGGCGTCAACGCGGACGGAgccaaagttcaaatctggGATTGCATCGACGGAAACACCAACCAGCTGTGGACTGATACCACAGCCAGCCAGCTTCAATGGTCCGGCACCAACAAATGTGTTGACCTCCCAAGTGGCTCTGTCACCGACGGAACCCAACTCCAGATCTGGACGTGTGCCAGTGGGAACACGAACCAAGGGTGGGGCGGATTTGATGTTCCCAACAAGGAATTTGTTCGGGAAAGAGTCGTTGGTGGGAATCCAGCTCCTAATG CTCCCCTGATGTGCATGGTCGCCGAATCCAACACAGACGGCGCATCCGTCTCTCTCGCCCTTTGCGACCACGTCACTGACACATTCCCAGCCGGTAACCAAACCTGGACTTTCCCCGTCAGCCCCTTGACGGGTCCTATCAGAACTTACGGAGGATCTAAATGCCTTGATGTTCGTGGTGGCAGCGATGCCAACGGAACGCCCCTTCAGATCTGGTCTTGTGTGGATGGAAGTACGAACCAGCAATGGGCTCGTCCGGCTTCTTCGCTTCAGCTTTCTTGGGTTGGGAAGAATAAGTGTGTTGATATCACGAATGGCAATTTCACTGCTGGGAATCAT CTCCAAATCTGGGACTGCGACTCTAACAACACTAACCAGTGGTGGAGCTAA
- a CDS encoding uncharacterized protein (CAZy:CBM13), producing the protein MRSTAVLSLYAFVTVATASQIVSNSPAFTAAGRKGCITASSNADNAAVVIQDCNTTVAGQDWAYTPLSGALQQLRVLGDKCLDVTGGVNADGTKLQIFTCTTGNTNQLWLNFGDHTFQWSGTNKCVDLTDTNTNNGNQLQIFSCTPGNTNQQWTDQPIAPPTGGVRLREPSTTVPVCLTAVSNADNAALTLDHCGSPPAGANDTWVIPAPGTSGPITTFGGTKCLDVPNGNPANGNLLQVFTCVAGNTNQVWTVGAVAGKRQLSWSLPGQSSKCVDVKDSVLSPTGNAQIQIWDCDAGNLNTNQWWFPQ; encoded by the exons ATGCGCTCCACTGCAGTACTCAGTCTCTACGCGTTTGTCACGGTCGCCACCGCGTCGCAGATCGTGAGCAATAGTCCAGCAT TCACAGCTGCTGGAAGAAAAGGGTGCATCACTGCATCCTCTAACGCCGACAATGCTGCCGTCGTCATTCAAGATTGCAACACGACCGTTGCAGGACAAGACTGGGCTTACACTCCCTTAAGCGGTGCACTTCAGCAACTCAGGGTTCTCGGTGACAAA TGCTTGGACGTCACTGGCGGTGTCAACGCCGACGGTACTAAACTCCAAATCTTCACTTGCACCACGGGAAACACAAACCAACTCTGGCTCAATTTCGGCGACCACACGTTCCAATGGTCTGGCACTAACAAGTGCGTCGACCTCACAgacaccaacaccaacaacGGAAACCAACTCCAAATATTTTCCTGCACCCCCGGGAACACGAACCAACAATGGACCGATCAACCCATTGCCCCTCCTACAGGTGGCGTCCGGCTTCGTGAACCTAGTACAACCGTCCCAGTTTGCTTGACAGCCGTTTCCAACGCCGACAATGCCGCACTCACTCTCGACCACTGTGGTAGCCCACCTGCTGGTGCGAACGATACTTGGGTTATTCCCGCTCCCGGAACTTCCGGCCCCATCACCACATTCGGCGGAACCAAATGTCTCGATGTTCCGAATGGAAACCCGGCCAACGGGAACTTGCTACAAGTCTTCACTTGTGTTGCGGGGAACACGAATCAGGTGTGGACTGTTGGTGCTGTGGCGGGGAAGAGACAGCTTAGTTGGAGTCTGCCTGGGCAGAGTAGTAAGTGTGTGGATGTGAAGGATTCGGTGCTTTCACCTACTGGGAATGCACAG ATTCAAATTTGGGATTGCGATGCCGGTAACTTGAACACTAACCAATGGTGGTTCCCTCAGTGA
- a CDS encoding uncharacterized protein (CAZy:CBM13) — protein sequence MKTFCCSAERLRRKLVPIQSERPEIWLYNLRAFLSRLPTCPESNTTYTMRSSAIISLGLSALATVSTASKLQNTNPAFLAEGRFGCITASSDADGAPVVVQDCDTDLTKQDWDFTGFNSQNSPPQPLKIFDDDKCLDVKDGINADGTKLQVWTCISGSTNQLWISVTDFTFQWAGTNKCIDLTDGNINNGNQLQLWTCDSNNWNQQWAPISVPKPPNPTTGVMVEAAGTLPHQANQCMAAAQNADGASVSLTTCANPMGTFPNGNWTWVLPAIGFTGQIKTFDGTKCLDATGGDSSNGNLLQIWSCSEGNTNQLWNVDGPEASRVISWAGQSKCVDVKDGNLASGNDLEIWDCDSSRKQGWQLLTPFV from the exons ATGAAGACTTTCTGTTGTTCCGCGGAGCGTCTGCGTCGGAAATTGGTTCCGATCCAGTCGGAGCGCCCAGAGATTTGGCTATATAACCTCAGAGCATTTCTCTCAAGGCTACCAACTTGTCCCGAGTCCAATACGACTTATACCATGCGTTCCAGTGCAATAATTTCCCTCGGGCTGTCCGCTCTCGCCACTGTTTCCACCGCCTCGAAGCTCCAGAACACTAATCCCGCTT TCCTAGCCGAGGGCAGATTTGGATGCATTACCGCCTCTTCTGACGCTGATGGTGCCCCGGTCGTGGTCCAAGATTGTGACACGGATTTAACCAAGCAAGACTGGGACTTCACTGGCTTCAACTCACAAAACTCGCCACCTCAGCCACTGAAGATTTTCGACGACGACAAG TGTTTGGACGTGAAAGACGGGATCAACGCTGACGGTACCAAACTCCAAGTTTGGACCTGCATTTCCGGAAGCACTAACCAGTTGTGGATATCCGTCACCGATTTTACCTTCCAATGGGCCGGAACGAATAAATGTATCGATCTTACGGACGGTAACATCAACAACGGGAATCAACTCCAACTCTGGACCTGCGACTCGAATAACTGGAATCAACAATGGGCTCCTATATCTGTACCTAAACCTCCCAACCCTACGACGGGTGTCATGGTTGAAGCAGCAGGAACACTTCCACACCAAGCTAACCAATGTATGGCAGCTGCTCAGAACGCCGATGGTGCGAGTGTTTCACTTACTACCTGTGCCAACCCAATGGGGACGTTCCCCAATGGGAATTGGACATGGGTGCTTCCGGCTATTGGGTTTACTGGCCAGATTAAGACGTTTGATGGGACAAAGTGTCTTGATGCTACTGGTGGAGACTCGTCGAATGGGAATTTGCTCCAGATTTGGTCGTGCAGCGAGGGGAATACGAATCAGCTGTGGAATGTTGATGGTCCGGAAGCTTCGAGAGTGATTTCTTGGGCTGGACAAAGCAAGTGTGTGGATGTGAAGGATGGGAATCTTGCTTCTGGAAACGAC CTTGAAATCTGGGATTGTGACTCTAGTCGTAAACAGGGCTGGCAGCTCCTTACGCCGTTTGTGTGA
- a CDS encoding uncharacterized protein (CAZy:CBM13): MHSATLALGLSAFVAVATALRIVSDNPAFPAAGRQGCITASSNTTGAAVVIQDCTNLVEQDWTFVENSAPQQLRVLGDKCVDVIDGNNADGAKLQIWTCVAGNTNQLFIPVASSTYQWAGTNKCIDLTDGNINNGNQLQVWTCDPNNSNQRWTASSSSPPPPVELVRFQLATVAPQSSLCIGGASSDVDGTTVTLASCGDLNTVNWILPPMGANHNTFTGQIKSTDGKKCLDVRDGNPTNGGLVQIWSCTDGNTNQLWQISKPEDLSVVTISWVGQNKCVDVKDGVYAPGTALQMWDCDSNSPNPSNLNQLWNPLFA, from the exons ATGCACTCTGCCACACTCGCTCTCGGCCTCTCAGCTTTTGTCGCAGTCGCCACGGCCTTGCGTATTGTCAGTGATAATCCAGCAT TCCCAGCTGCCGGCAGGCAAGGATGCATTACTGCGTCTTCCAACACCACCGGTGCAGCGGTCGTCATTCAAGACTGCACGAATCTAGTAGAGCAAGACTGGACGTTCGTGGAGAATTCTGCACCTCAGCAACTCAGGGTTCTCGGTGACAAG TGCGTGGATGTAATTGACGGCAACAACGCTGACGGTGCCAAACTCCAAATCTGGACCTGTGTCGCTGGAAACACGAACCAGCTTTTCATCCCCGTCGCTAGTTCTACCTACCAATGGGCAGGAACGAACAAATGTATTGACCTCACCGACGGTAACATCAACAACGGAAATCAGCTACAAGTCTGGACCTGCGACCCGAACAACTCCAATCAGAGGTGGACTGCCAGTTCCAGTTCCCCTCCTCCGCCAGTGGAGCTAGTCCGATTTCAATTGGCAACCGTAGCACCTCAATCTTCCTTATGCATAGGAGGAGCATCTTCCGATGTCGACGGTACGACAGTTACGCTCGCCTCGTGTGGTGACTTAAACACTGTCAACTGGATCCTTCCCCCTATGGGAGCCAACCATAACACATTCACCGGTCAGATCAAGTCGACCGACGGGAAAAAATGTCTCGACGTCCGTGACGGAAACCCAACCAACGGAGGTTTAGTCCAAATTTGGTCATGCACGGATGGGAACACGAATCAATTATGGCAAATTTCTAAGCCAGAGGATTTGTCGGTGGTTACGATTTCTTGGGTTGGACAGAACAAGTGTGTGGATGTTAAAGATGGGGTTTATGCGCCTGGTACCGCT CTTCAAATGTGGGACTGCGACTCCAATTCCCCCAACCCGAGTAATCTCAACCAGTTGTGGAACCCTCTCTTCGCGTAG
- a CDS encoding uncharacterized protein (CAZy:CBM13) yields the protein MRTTTVISLSFVTVAAASPYQLQTLAPSWESAGKQGCISASSNTAGAPAVIHDCNTGDVANHPWDLVLPTKQAAGPQQVKVFGNKAPSPPLKCLDVVNGVNTDGAKVQIWDCVAGNANQLWTVTMDGHLQWAATSKCLDLPSGSVTDGTQLQIWTCADGNSNQRWWGYDIPNKEYVRESVIATGHGPKVPESNKDGAAVSLARCGSVTDTFPAGNQTWVFPVSPLTGPIKTYGGSKCLDVRGGSDTNGTPLQIWSCVEGSTNQQWAHLRPYTSTVISWAGKNKCVDITNGNWTAGNHLQIWDCDPNNTNQWWS from the exons ATGCGTACCACTACGGTTATTTCTCTCTCGTTCGTCACAGTCGCCGCTGCGTCTCCTTACCAACTTCAAACTCTTGCTCCTTCCT GGGAATCCGCTGGAAAACAAGGATGTATATCCGCGTCTTCCAACACCGCCGGGGCTCCCGCCGTAATTCATGATTGCAATACTGGAGATGTTGCCAACCACCCCTGGGACTTGGTTCTCCCTACCAAGCAAGCTGCAGGACCCCAACAGGTCAAGGTTTTCGGTAACAAG GCACCCTCCCCTCCTCTTAAGTGTTTGGACGTCGTGAACGGCGTCAACACGGACGGGGccaaagttcaaatttgGGATTGCGTCGCTGGAAACGCCAACCAACTGTGGACTGTCACCATGGACGGCCATCTTCAATGGGCTGCCACCAGCAAATGTCTCGACCTCCCGAGTGGGTCTGTCACCGACGGAACTCAACTCCAGATCTGGACGTGTGCCGATGGGAACTCGAACCAACGATGGTGGGGGTATGATATTCCCAATAAGGAATATGTTAGAGAAAGTGTCATTGCCACTGGCCATGGCCCTAAAGTTC CCGAATCTAACAAAGACGGCGCAGCTGTCTCCCTCGCCCGCTGCGGAAGCGTCACCGATACTTTCCCAGCTGGTAACCAAACCTGGGTTTTCCCCGTATCCCCCTTGACGGGTCCTATCAAGACTTACGGAGGATCCAAATGCCTCGACGTTCGTGGTGGAAGCGATACCAACGGGACGCCTCTACAGATCTGGTCTTGCGTTGAGGGAAGTACGAACCAGCAATGGGCTCACCTTAGGCCGTATACTTCAACTGTGATATCTTGGGCTGGAAAGAACAAGTGTGTTGATATCACGAATGGGAACTGGACTGCAGGGAATCAT CTCCAAATCTGGGACTGCGACCCTAACAACACTAACCAGTGGTGGTCCTGA